In Morganella morganii, the following are encoded in one genomic region:
- the cvpA gene encoding colicin V production protein, which translates to MVWIDYAIIAIIAFSALVSLVRGFVREALSLVTWVCAFYVASEFFPLLADYFTRFDDPLVRNGIAIAILFVATLIVGSVINHVIGSLVQRTGLSGTDRVLGVCFGALRGVLIVAAILFFLDSFTQMSQSSDWQQSQLIPQFSHVIRWFFDYLQNASSFLPENFPSPPG; encoded by the coding sequence ATGGTTTGGATTGATTACGCAATTATTGCAATTATTGCTTTCTCGGCATTAGTCAGCCTGGTTCGTGGTTTCGTTCGCGAAGCCTTATCGTTAGTGACCTGGGTCTGTGCGTTTTATGTGGCCAGCGAGTTTTTCCCGCTGCTGGCGGACTATTTTACGCGCTTTGATGACCCGCTGGTCCGCAACGGAATCGCCATTGCGATTTTATTTGTTGCGACACTGATTGTCGGCTCGGTGATTAACCATGTTATCGGTTCACTGGTTCAGCGGACAGGCTTATCAGGCACAGATCGTGTTCTCGGGGTTTGTTTTGGTGCTCTGCGCGGGGTGCTGATCGTGGCGGCAATTTTGTTCTTCCTCGACAGCTTCACGCAGATGAGTCAGAGCAGCGACTGGCAGCAGTCACAACTCATCCCCCAATTCAGTCATGTTATCAGGTGGTTCTTTGACTACCTCCAGAATGCGTCAAGTTTCCTGCCGGAGAATTTTCCTTCTCCGCCCGGCTGA
- the dedD gene encoding cell division protein DedD encodes MASKFQNRLVGTIILVAVGVIVLPVLLDGDKKYNEDQFAAIPLIPKEGEQDEIDAVNPINQTMPTMPSEGASSAMITEAAQTGTEEAPAEASAGGSTTSNVPPGADPLPPVVIPDKQPQPKPEPKPVPEPEPKPEPKPEPKPEKAPQGQAYVVQLGALSNARKVEEIVATLRLSGYQVYTVPRGKLTLIMVGPSASQAELKSSLGELRQLTGLDGRVQSYKP; translated from the coding sequence GTGGCCAGTAAATTTCAGAATCGCTTAGTCGGAACCATTATCCTGGTGGCGGTAGGTGTGATTGTCCTGCCGGTGCTGCTGGACGGCGATAAGAAATATAACGAAGACCAGTTCGCAGCCATCCCGCTTATCCCGAAAGAAGGGGAGCAGGATGAGATTGATGCGGTGAATCCGATCAATCAGACTATGCCGACGATGCCGTCAGAAGGGGCATCCAGCGCCATGATTACCGAAGCGGCACAAACCGGGACGGAAGAAGCCCCTGCGGAAGCGTCTGCGGGCGGCAGTACCACCTCCAATGTGCCGCCGGGGGCGGATCCGCTGCCGCCGGTGGTGATTCCGGATAAACAACCGCAGCCGAAACCGGAACCTAAGCCGGTGCCTGAGCCGGAACCAAAACCTGAGCCGAAACCGGAACCTAAGCCGGAAAAAGCGCCGCAGGGACAAGCTTATGTTGTGCAGCTGGGTGCATTATCTAATGCCCGTAAGGTGGAGGAGATTGTCGCCACACTGCGGTTATCCGGTTATCAGGTGTATACCGTGCCGCGCGGCAAGCTGACGCTGATTATGGTCGGGCCGTCAGCCTCGCAGGCCGAGCTGAAGTCCTCGCTGGGGGAACTGAGACAGCTTACCGGGCTGGATGGCCGGGTGCAGTCTTATAAACCGTAG
- a CDS encoding UbiX family flavin prenyltransferase, translating to MKKLIVGLTGASGAVYGVRLLEVLQTVPEVETHLIVSQAARQTLALETAYSLRDVQALADVVHDERDIAACISSGSVRTLGMVILPCSVKTLSGIVHSYTDTLVTRAADVVLKEGRKLVLGVRETPLHLGHLRLMTQAAEIGAVIMPPMPAFYHQPETVQDIIDQTVNRVLDQFDIELPEDLFTRWSGAKNPRTVQQ from the coding sequence ATGAAAAAACTGATTGTGGGGCTGACCGGCGCAAGTGGTGCTGTCTATGGTGTGCGGCTGCTGGAGGTCCTGCAAACGGTGCCGGAAGTGGAAACCCATCTGATTGTCAGTCAGGCGGCCCGTCAGACACTGGCGCTGGAAACGGCGTACAGTCTGCGGGATGTGCAGGCACTGGCGGATGTGGTACATGATGAGCGTGATATCGCCGCCTGTATATCTTCCGGCTCTGTCAGAACACTGGGGATGGTTATCCTGCCCTGTTCGGTGAAAACCCTGTCAGGGATTGTTCACAGTTACACGGACACCCTGGTGACCCGTGCGGCGGATGTGGTGCTCAAGGAAGGGCGCAAACTGGTGCTGGGCGTTCGTGAAACGCCGCTGCATCTGGGACATCTGCGGCTGATGACACAGGCGGCAGAAATCGGTGCGGTGATTATGCCACCGATGCCTGCGTTTTATCATCAGCCGGAAACGGTGCAGGATATTATTGACCAGACGGTCAACCGTGTACTTGATCAGTTTGATATTGAATTACCGGAAGATTTATTTACCCGCTGGAGCGGGGCAAAAAATCCCCGTACCGTACAGCAGTAA
- a CDS encoding DedA family protein: MEYIQYLIDFILHIDLHMKEMVADYGIWVYAILFLILFCETGLVVTPFLPGDSLLFVAGTLAALPSNDLNIHVMVLLMITAAIIGDAVNYTIGHFFGERLFRNPDSKIFRQSHLRKTHAFFETHGGKAIILARFVPIVRTFAPFVAGMSKMSYRHFAMFNVIGAIVWVVLFAYAGYIFGETKIVQENLKLLIVAIIFISILPGIIEVWRHRRAAKKAQKRDDA, from the coding sequence ATGGAATATATTCAATATCTGATCGATTTTATTTTGCACATTGACTTGCATATGAAAGAGATGGTCGCGGATTACGGCATCTGGGTTTATGCGATTTTATTCCTGATCCTGTTCTGTGAGACCGGGCTTGTGGTCACGCCGTTCCTGCCGGGAGACTCGCTGCTGTTTGTGGCGGGAACACTGGCGGCACTGCCGTCTAACGACCTGAACATTCATGTGATGGTGCTGCTGATGATTACAGCGGCGATTATCGGTGACGCGGTAAACTATACTATCGGGCACTTTTTCGGGGAGCGGCTTTTCCGTAATCCGGACTCAAAAATCTTCCGTCAGAGTCACCTGCGCAAGACCCATGCGTTCTTTGAAACCCATGGCGGTAAAGCGATTATTCTGGCGCGATTTGTTCCGATTGTGCGGACATTTGCCCCGTTTGTTGCCGGTATGAGTAAAATGTCGTATCGCCACTTTGCGATGTTTAACGTTATCGGTGCAATTGTATGGGTGGTATTATTTGCCTATGCAGGGTATATCTTCGGGGAAACCAAGATTGTACAGGAAAACTTGAAATTACTTATCGTGGCGATTATTTTCATCTCCATATTGCCCGGTATTATCGAGGTATGGCGTCACCGCCGTGCGGCGAAAAAAGCACAGAAACGTGATGACGCCTGA
- the yfcD gene encoding NUDIX hydrolase YfcD, whose protein sequence is MEQDSAIEWVDVVDENNDVIGQATREQMRAENLRHRATYIVVHDGMGKILVQRRTEHKDYCPGLLDATAGGVVQQGELMLDSARREAEEELGIAGVPFAEHGLFYYEEPVCRVWGGLFSCVTHGPFALQESEVSEVTWLTPAEITARCDEFTADSLKALSLWLTRNNQNYTPAERQKPVATPEAEMSSDSE, encoded by the coding sequence ATGGAACAAGATAGCGCTATCGAGTGGGTGGACGTGGTCGATGAGAATAATGATGTCATCGGCCAGGCGACCCGCGAGCAGATGCGGGCGGAAAACCTGCGTCACCGGGCAACCTACATCGTTGTGCATGACGGCATGGGAAAAATTCTTGTCCAGCGCCGGACTGAGCACAAAGACTACTGCCCGGGTCTGCTGGATGCCACTGCCGGCGGCGTGGTGCAGCAGGGTGAGCTGATGCTCGATTCTGCCCGGCGCGAAGCAGAGGAAGAACTCGGGATCGCCGGTGTGCCGTTTGCCGAACACGGTCTGTTTTATTATGAAGAGCCGGTCTGCCGTGTCTGGGGCGGGTTATTCAGCTGTGTGACTCACGGGCCGTTCGCGCTTCAGGAAAGTGAGGTATCGGAAGTCACCTGGCTGACCCCGGCAGAAATCACTGCCCGCTGTGACGAATTTACGGCCGATTCACTGAAAGCACTCTCACTCTGGCTGACCCGGAATAATCAGAATTATACCCCGGCAGAGCGGCAGAAGCCGGTTGCAACGCCTGAAGCTGAAATGAGCAGCGACAGCGAATAA
- the accD gene encoding acetyl-CoA carboxylase, carboxyltransferase subunit beta, producing MSWIEKILNKTPMNQTRKASIPEGVWTKCDSCGQVLYRQEVERNLEVCPKCDHHMRIPARARLLTFLDEGSTTELGTDLEPKDVLKFRDSKKYKDRLVSAQKATGEKEALIAMKGTLKTMPVVAAAFEFAFIGGSMSSVVGARFVRAVEQALEDNCPLVCFSASGGARMQEALMSLMQMAKTSAALAKMQERGLPYISVLTDPTMGGVSASLAMLGDINIAEPKALIGFAGPRVIEQTVREKLPPGFQRSEFLIEKGAIDMIVRRPEMRDTVAEILSKLTNYQFPQEGEVIEILTADEPDSDLSSETETDVKKHDV from the coding sequence ATGAGCTGGATTGAAAAAATTCTGAATAAGACCCCAATGAACCAGACACGCAAGGCGAGCATTCCTGAAGGTGTCTGGACGAAGTGCGACAGTTGTGGTCAGGTACTGTACCGCCAGGAGGTGGAACGTAATCTTGAGGTGTGTCCGAAATGTGATCATCACATGCGGATCCCTGCACGTGCGCGCCTGCTGACGTTTCTGGATGAAGGCAGCACCACGGAACTGGGAACTGATCTGGAGCCGAAAGACGTCCTGAAATTCCGTGATTCCAAAAAATACAAAGACAGACTGGTGTCCGCCCAGAAAGCAACCGGGGAAAAAGAAGCCCTGATTGCGATGAAAGGCACCCTGAAAACCATGCCGGTTGTCGCGGCAGCGTTTGAATTTGCCTTTATCGGCGGTTCGATGTCTTCTGTGGTCGGTGCACGGTTTGTCCGCGCGGTTGAACAGGCACTGGAAGATAACTGCCCGCTGGTCTGCTTCTCCGCAAGCGGCGGCGCACGTATGCAGGAAGCGCTGATGTCGCTGATGCAGATGGCCAAAACCAGTGCGGCTCTGGCCAAAATGCAGGAGCGCGGTCTGCCGTATATCTCTGTGCTGACTGACCCGACCATGGGTGGTGTCTCCGCAAGTCTGGCTATGCTGGGTGATATCAATATCGCCGAGCCGAAAGCCCTGATCGGCTTTGCCGGTCCGCGTGTTATCGAGCAGACTGTCCGTGAGAAATTACCGCCGGGATTCCAGCGCAGTGAGTTCCTGATTGAAAAAGGGGCGATCGATATGATTGTCCGCCGCCCGGAAATGCGTGATACCGTCGCGGAAATTCTGTCAAAACTGACGAACTATCAGTTCCCGCAGGAAGGTGAAGTCATTGAAATCCTGACCGCGGATGAACCTGATTCCGACTTATCTTCTGAAACAGAGACTGATGTCAAAAAACACGATGTCTGA
- the folC gene encoding bifunctional tetrahydrofolate synthase/dihydrofolate synthase → MSDKRERPTAASSMMTWLSYLGDLHTQVIDMGLERVGAVADIMNLRYPAPKVITVSGTNGKGTTCHTLESILLAAGLRVGVYSSPHLVNYTERVRIQGQNPPEADFCRVFADIDAQRGDITLTYFEAGTLAALQLFREANLDVVILEVGLGGRLDATNIVDSHITAITSIALDHTDWLGADREHIAREKAGIFRPHCVAVIGEPDAPYTIADVANKLETSLFCRADDWSYKEQGDHWTWQCEDETLDNLPLPNVPLANAATALAVIHNLRQVKDKTGRAITREAIDTGLRQAQLPGRFQIVSQQPLTVLDVAHNPHAAGYLVSKLAQLPRTAQSRVRAVIGMLGDKDIKGTLAVLGEQVTDWYVAPLTELRGAPAEQLAEHLTNPQQFADVESAWEQARRDASPEDIVVVCGSFHTVAHVMDVLAKEGAGGQ, encoded by the coding sequence ATGTCTGATAAGCGAGAAAGACCGACAGCCGCGTCATCGATGATGACGTGGCTTTCTTATCTGGGTGATCTGCATACGCAGGTTATTGATATGGGACTGGAACGTGTCGGTGCGGTGGCGGATATCATGAATCTGCGCTATCCCGCCCCGAAAGTGATTACTGTTTCCGGGACCAACGGCAAAGGCACCACCTGCCATACGCTCGAATCTATCCTGCTGGCTGCAGGGTTGCGGGTCGGGGTATACAGCTCCCCGCATCTGGTGAATTACACCGAACGGGTGCGGATTCAGGGGCAAAACCCGCCGGAAGCGGATTTCTGCCGTGTTTTTGCGGATATTGACGCGCAGCGCGGCGATATCACACTGACCTATTTTGAAGCGGGCACTCTGGCAGCACTGCAGCTGTTCCGCGAAGCCAACCTTGACGTGGTGATTCTGGAAGTCGGCCTCGGCGGGCGTCTGGATGCCACCAATATCGTCGATTCTCATATCACGGCTATTACCAGTATCGCGCTGGATCACACCGACTGGCTCGGCGCTGACCGCGAGCATATCGCCCGTGAGAAAGCCGGAATTTTCCGCCCGCACTGTGTGGCGGTGATCGGCGAGCCGGACGCGCCTTATACCATCGCCGACGTGGCAAACAAGCTGGAAACCTCGCTGTTCTGCCGTGCCGATGACTGGTCTTACAAAGAGCAGGGCGACCACTGGACGTGGCAGTGTGAGGATGAAACCCTCGATAATCTGCCGCTGCCGAATGTGCCGCTGGCAAATGCCGCGACTGCCCTTGCGGTGATCCACAACCTGCGTCAGGTGAAAGACAAAACCGGCCGTGCCATCACCCGTGAGGCGATTGATACCGGGCTGCGTCAGGCACAACTGCCGGGCCGTTTTCAGATTGTCTCACAACAACCGCTGACCGTGCTGGATGTGGCGCATAACCCGCATGCCGCCGGTTATCTGGTCTCAAAACTGGCACAGTTACCGCGTACTGCGCAGAGCCGTGTCCGTGCTGTGATCGGTATGCTGGGCGACAAAGATATCAAAGGTACCCTGGCTGTGCTGGGTGAGCAGGTGACAGACTGGTATGTCGCGCCGCTGACCGAACTGCGCGGAGCCCCGGCTGAACAGCTGGCGGAGCATCTGACCAACCCGCAGCAGTTTGCCGATGTGGAAAGTGCCTGGGAACAGGCGCGCCGTGATGCCTCACCGGAGGATATCGTGGTGGTGTGCGGGTCATTCCACACAGTGGCTCATGTTATGGATGTTTTAGCGAAGGAAGGTGCGGGTGGCCAGTAA
- a CDS encoding TIGR01777 family oxidoreductase has translation MRILITGGTGLVGTPLVQALIARKYQVVVLSRSPQKVYSRFCSAAENLNSLNDITHLNDIDAVINLAGEPIADKRWSEEQKKLLCESRWQITERLSELINASETPPAVFLSGSAVGWYGDQGQSVVTEDDEPNQEFTHTLCDRWESLAMKAQSEKTRVCLLRTGIVLSPEGGALAKLLPVYRAGLGGPIGNGRQYMPWIHISDMVSAILFLLDDPAQNGPFNMTAPYPSHNEQFAAVLAQILHRPHLLRVPAFVVKALMGEAAVLVLGGQNALPKRLEEAGFGCQFINLEEALRDLLDSPADY, from the coding sequence ATGCGTATTCTGATCACAGGCGGCACCGGACTTGTCGGCACTCCGCTGGTGCAGGCACTGATTGCCCGGAAATATCAGGTGGTGGTTCTGAGCCGCTCACCGCAGAAAGTCTATTCCCGTTTTTGCTCAGCCGCAGAAAACCTTAATTCACTCAATGATATAACACATCTGAATGACATCGATGCGGTGATTAACCTCGCCGGTGAGCCTATCGCGGATAAACGCTGGAGTGAAGAGCAGAAAAAGCTGTTGTGTGAGAGCCGCTGGCAGATAACCGAACGACTCAGTGAGCTTATTAATGCCAGTGAAACGCCGCCGGCGGTGTTTCTCTCCGGCTCTGCCGTGGGCTGGTACGGTGATCAGGGACAATCCGTCGTGACGGAGGATGACGAACCGAATCAGGAATTCACCCACACTCTGTGTGACCGCTGGGAATCCCTGGCGATGAAAGCACAGAGTGAGAAAACCCGGGTCTGTCTGCTGCGCACCGGGATTGTACTCTCCCCGGAAGGCGGCGCGCTGGCGAAACTGCTGCCGGTCTACCGCGCCGGTCTTGGCGGCCCTATTGGTAATGGCCGTCAGTATATGCCGTGGATCCATATCAGTGACATGGTCAGCGCCATTCTGTTTCTGCTCGACGATCCCGCACAGAACGGCCCGTTCAATATGACCGCGCCTTATCCGTCCCATAATGAGCAGTTTGCAGCGGTACTGGCGCAGATCCTGCACCGCCCGCATCTGCTGCGTGTTCCGGCATTTGTGGTGAAGGCGCTGATGGGAGAAGCGGCGGTACTGGTACTCGGCGGTCAGAATGCCCTGCCGAAACGGCTGGAAGAAGCCGGGTTCGGCTGTCAGTTTATTAATCTGGAAGAAGCACTGCGGGATTTACTGGACAGTCCGGCGGACTATTAA
- the purF gene encoding amidophosphoribosyltransferase, with amino-acid sequence MCGIVGIVGFTQVNQSIYDALTVLQHRGQDAAGIATIDSNNGFRLRKANGLVKDVFETRHMLRLQGTLGIGHVRYPTAGSSSASEAQPFYVNSPFGITLAHNGNLTNAHTLKHQLFETARRHVNTTSDSEILLNVLAYELDRFDAHPLEPDNIFAAVSAMHTKIRGAYACVALIIGHGLLAFRDPNGIRPLVLGKRTLVDGREEYMVASESVALDTLGFEYLRDVAPGEAVYITETGQLYTRQCAANPSLTPCLFEFVYFARPDSVIDKVSVYNARLRMGQKLGAKIAREWEDLDIDVVIPIPETSMDSALEIAHMLNKPYRQGFVKNRYVGRTFIMPGQQERKKSVRRKLNANRTEFKGKNVLLVDDSIVRGTTSEQIVELAREAGAKKVYFASAAPEVRFPNVYGIDMPNANELIAHGREADEICRLIGADALIFQDLSDLIDAVREENPDIRGLEASVFDGIYVTKDIDQDYLDYVENLRKDDELKLRDHNEIENLEIYNEG; translated from the coding sequence ATGTGTGGTATTGTTGGTATCGTTGGTTTTACGCAAGTCAATCAATCAATTTATGATGCGCTCACGGTGTTACAGCACCGGGGCCAGGATGCAGCCGGTATCGCAACCATTGACAGTAACAATGGTTTCCGGCTCCGTAAAGCCAACGGACTGGTGAAAGATGTTTTCGAAACCCGCCATATGCTGCGTTTGCAAGGCACACTCGGGATTGGCCATGTCCGCTACCCGACCGCAGGCAGCTCCAGTGCATCGGAAGCACAGCCGTTTTATGTCAATTCACCGTTCGGTATCACTCTGGCGCATAACGGCAATCTGACCAATGCGCACACGCTGAAACATCAGCTGTTTGAAACAGCCCGCCGTCATGTCAATACCACCTCCGATTCTGAAATTCTGCTCAACGTGCTGGCGTATGAGCTGGATCGCTTTGATGCTCACCCGCTGGAGCCGGATAATATTTTTGCCGCTGTCAGCGCGATGCACACCAAAATCCGCGGCGCGTATGCCTGTGTGGCACTGATTATCGGCCACGGTCTGCTGGCGTTCCGTGACCCGAACGGTATCCGTCCGCTGGTACTCGGCAAGCGTACTCTGGTTGATGGCCGTGAAGAGTACATGGTCGCGTCTGAAAGTGTCGCACTGGATACCCTCGGTTTTGAATATCTGCGGGATGTGGCACCTGGTGAAGCGGTGTATATCACGGAAACCGGACAGCTCTACACCCGCCAGTGTGCGGCAAATCCGTCACTGACACCGTGCCTGTTCGAGTTTGTTTATTTCGCCCGTCCGGATTCCGTTATCGATAAAGTCTCTGTCTATAACGCCCGTCTGCGCATGGGTCAGAAACTCGGTGCGAAAATTGCCCGCGAGTGGGAAGACCTGGATATCGATGTGGTGATCCCGATTCCGGAAACCTCAATGGACAGTGCGCTGGAAATCGCTCATATGCTGAACAAACCATACCGCCAGGGGTTTGTGAAAAACCGCTATGTGGGACGCACTTTTATCATGCCGGGTCAGCAGGAGCGGAAAAAATCTGTCCGCCGCAAACTCAATGCCAACCGTACCGAGTTCAAAGGGAAAAACGTGCTGCTGGTGGATGATTCCATTGTGCGCGGCACCACGTCAGAGCAGATTGTGGAACTGGCACGGGAAGCCGGGGCGAAGAAAGTCTATTTTGCTTCTGCGGCACCGGAAGTGCGTTTCCCTAATGTCTATGGCATCGATATGCCTAATGCCAACGAGTTAATCGCTCATGGCCGTGAAGCGGATGAAATCTGCCGCCTGATTGGGGCGGATGCCCTGATTTTCCAGGATCTGAGTGACCTTATCGATGCGGTGCGTGAAGAGAATCCGGATATCCGGGGTCTTGAGGCATCGGTGTTTGATGGTATCTATGTCACCAAAGATATCGACCAGGATTATCTCGACTATGTGGAAAACTTACGTAAGGATGATGAATTAAAGTTGCGGGATCATAACGAAATTGAGAACCTTGAGATATATAATGAGGGTTAA
- a CDS encoding M48 family metallopeptidase, whose product MMRNKLAGWLLLLPLLLTAWGAFQYWRISDEYQAYQYIMSEKAELQRLIAEDPNTQITYDDGETVSAGQQLGMINRDLNKYSSEIAMILARAGVSLGTVATGILSLLFGAGAIYLCISSGRAARRSRDTLLNVFARCRKMLPFILTGQMTLVGLSIICVMAYEALWFAGNFVLSGGGAKIMIFILISILLIIWYIIKGLFKLRKSFAMFRSEPSDVTGHAVSREEAPGLWQWVDEIAAKVGTPSPDHIVVGMTECFYVTSHSISLNENQLIEGKTLYFPLLYSALLNREEASAVIGHELGHFTGEDTTYSLNFAPIYAGMSHSISLVANEVQDYYSKVIMSPSVYLGIFFLEQFDFAVSHWSRIRELEADKAGASVSSPAAVASSLLRISAVSEVISETLGELYEGTLKTDDLLPVVMARLRERGVPEAGQFLNEATSHPSDTHPQTRTRIEALSQDLSDELLADASREVQSDDYANIADLFTDAKAISMMLTASLSGMVAEYTTQRTEALETMLHESDAADEVIITERRKMFRMMFIFGLVVAAGMGIATVKLGAEDLVASGAVHGFWLLLLFWGVAFMYRDRGKAPLFAFRHGQLVSEKLTQPYPLHYIVDYDIAETSGVATLTLHVADGAPAPGMAAKSRFFKYDAKKQKLMIMMAGVRIWQGKSLSLQDLSELVHGQLQTAHVKHELRQ is encoded by the coding sequence ATGATGAGAAATAAATTAGCAGGATGGCTGTTGTTATTACCGCTGCTGCTCACCGCATGGGGTGCATTTCAGTATTGGCGCATCAGTGATGAATATCAGGCTTACCAGTATATTATGTCAGAAAAAGCGGAGCTTCAGCGTCTGATTGCGGAAGATCCGAATACACAGATTACCTACGATGACGGGGAAACTGTGTCTGCCGGTCAGCAACTGGGGATGATTAACCGTGATCTGAATAAATACAGCAGCGAAATTGCCATGATTCTGGCTAGGGCGGGTGTCAGTCTGGGAACTGTCGCCACCGGGATTTTATCACTGCTGTTTGGCGCAGGGGCGATTTATCTCTGCATCAGCAGCGGCCGGGCTGCCCGGCGCTCCCGCGATACGCTGCTGAACGTCTTTGCCCGCTGCCGCAAAATGCTGCCGTTTATCCTGACCGGGCAGATGACGCTGGTCGGCCTGAGCATCATTTGTGTGATGGCGTATGAAGCGCTGTGGTTCGCCGGTAATTTCGTGCTGAGCGGCGGCGGTGCGAAAATCATGATCTTTATTCTGATCAGTATCCTGCTGATTATCTGGTACATCATCAAAGGGCTGTTTAAGCTGCGCAAGAGTTTTGCCATGTTCCGCAGCGAACCGTCGGATGTGACAGGGCATGCCGTCAGCCGGGAGGAAGCACCGGGGCTGTGGCAGTGGGTGGATGAGATTGCCGCGAAAGTCGGCACGCCGTCGCCGGATCATATTGTTGTTGGTATGACAGAGTGTTTTTATGTGACATCCCACAGTATCAGCCTGAATGAAAATCAGCTGATTGAAGGGAAAACGCTGTACTTTCCGCTGCTCTATTCCGCACTGCTCAACCGTGAGGAAGCCAGTGCGGTTATCGGGCACGAACTGGGGCATTTCACCGGCGAAGATACCACGTATAGTCTGAACTTTGCGCCAATCTATGCCGGAATGAGCCACAGTATTTCGCTGGTGGCCAACGAGGTGCAGGATTACTACAGTAAAGTGATTATGAGCCCGTCGGTGTATCTCGGGATCTTTTTCCTCGAGCAGTTTGATTTTGCCGTCAGTCACTGGAGCCGTATCCGTGAGCTGGAAGCGGATAAAGCGGGGGCATCGGTCAGCTCACCGGCGGCTGTGGCGTCATCACTGCTGCGTATCTCTGCGGTCAGTGAGGTGATTTCGGAAACTCTGGGTGAGTTGTATGAAGGTACCCTGAAAACAGATGATTTACTGCCTGTGGTGATGGCGCGTCTGCGTGAGCGCGGTGTGCCGGAAGCCGGACAGTTCCTGAATGAGGCAACCAGTCACCCGAGCGACACACATCCGCAGACCCGTACCCGTATCGAAGCACTGTCTCAGGATCTCAGTGATGAGCTGCTGGCCGACGCTTCCCGTGAAGTGCAGTCGGATGATTACGCCAATATCGCGGACCTGTTCACGGATGCCAAAGCGATTTCCATGATGCTGACGGCGTCACTCTCCGGCATGGTCGCGGAGTACACCACACAGCGGACAGAAGCACTGGAAACGATGCTGCATGAATCTGACGCGGCAGATGAGGTGATCATCACCGAGCGGCGGAAAATGTTCCGGATGATGTTTATCTTTGGTCTGGTGGTTGCGGCCGGGATGGGTATTGCCACGGTGAAACTCGGCGCGGAAGATCTGGTAGCTTCCGGTGCGGTTCACGGCTTCTGGCTGTTACTGCTGTTCTGGGGTGTGGCCTTTATGTACCGCGACAGAGGCAAAGCACCACTGTTTGCGTTCCGCCACGGGCAACTGGTCAGTGAAAAGCTGACACAGCCGTATCCGCTGCACTACATCGTTGATTATGACATCGCGGAAACTTCCGGTGTGGCGACACTCACACTTCATGTGGCTGATGGTGCACCGGCACCGGGTATGGCAGCAAAAAGCCGTTTCTTTAAATACGATGCCAAAAAGCAGAAGCTGATGATTATGATGGCCGGTGTCCGGATCTGGCAGGGAAAATCATTATCTCTGCAGGATTTATCAGAACTGGTACATGGTCAGTTGCAGACGGCACATGTGAAGCACGAGCTGCGGCAGTAA